The genomic interval CAGCAAGAAGGACTTCCTGGCGGCTGCGGTGCACGTAGAGCGCTGGGCGCGCCGCGTGGTCGACGCGGAGAGCGACCTAGCGCGCATCGCCAAGGACGCCCGCTGGCCGAGCGATCGCAACCGGACGCTCGGCGCGGTCCGCGGGATCTATCTCCCGCTCCCCGATGGCGTGTCCCTGTGGCGCGGCCATCAAGACTTCGAGGCGTCCGACCGAAGCGCACTCCGCGCGGCCCTCCGCGTGGCATGAAACCGAGCCGCCTGCGTACGTCCACGGCCACACCCAGGACCAAATCGGCGTGCCGCAAGTGCGATGCTGCCGCGGCGTCTAGCGGTCCGGAAGGAGGTAGTTGCCCTTCCCCGGAATCACGTGTCGCACGCCACCGCGTGGGTCGTCGACGTCGCCGTGGTAGCGCGGGATCAGGTGCACGTGCAGGTGCATCACCGTTTGTCCCGCGGCTTCCCCCGCGTTGATGCCCACGTTGTACCCGTCGGGCTTCGGGTCCAGCTGCGCGTCCAGCTCGTGCTTCAGGGCGTCGACCGCGTCCATCAGATCGATGCGCTCGTCGCGCGTGGCGTCAAACCACGTGGCCACGTGACGGCGCGGGATGACGAGCGTGTGGCCCGGTGTGACCGGGTAGCGGTCACGAAACGCGAGGCTGAGCGCGGAAGACCAGACGGGGCACAGGCTGTCGGTGGCGCAGAAGGGGCAGTCCACCGCGGGACTGTACCTTGGAGACGCGCGCGGCGCGCTCCGACGATCTAGCTCCGTCGGGAACGACCCCGCGCGCTACCACGACGCGCGCCATCACCGCCGCGCGGCCGCGATCATCGCCATCTGGGCGGCTTGGTTCTCGCGCCGCTCGCGCTCTTCGATCTCGGCGAGCTGCTGGTAGATCCACGCGTTGTGCTTCGAGACGTAGCCCGGGATCAGGATCAGGTCGGCGAGGGCCCAGAAGCCGAGACCTCCGAGCGTGACCCAGTAGAGGAACTGTAGACCCCAGCGCTCGAGGTAGGCGTGGTGTGTTCCGCACAGGAACAGACACATGAGGTACGCGGTGCCGGTGGACTTGATGCTGGCCTGCAGCTGGTGCTTGTTCACGTTGCTCTCCTCGTTCGGTTCGGGCTCATTCGGCGCCGGGGCGCATCGACGGGCCGCACGATGCAGCCCCGCGCACGCCCATCTGCTGCACCGGTTACGCGCGACTGAACACACGCCCAGGGCCGACAGCGGCGGGCTCGGTCGCTACCCTCTCGCCCATGGACGACGACCTCGAGCGCGAGCTCATGGAGCGGCTTCTGGGGGAGGGCACGAGCCCGCCGGAGGACGTCGCGAACTTGGTGTACGCCGCGTGCCAGGGGGCGCAGGCGCTCGCCGAGCAGCTGGCTACGCCCGTGACGAATCGGCCGGCTGTCTCCGTGACGCAGCGGGCGGCGCTGCCGGCGTCGGCGCTCGGCGGCACGTTCTTGGAGTCGCTCGAGGTGGTGGGCTTTCGTGGCGTTGGTCCGGCCGTGTCGCTGGGGCTGTCGCCGGGGCCGGGGCTGACGCTGGTGGTGGGGCGCAACGGGTGCGCGAAGTCCAGCTTGGCGGAGGCGCTGGAGGCGCTGTTCACCGCGCAGAGCGCGCGCTTCGAGGGGCGCCCGAAGGAGTGGGCCACGGCGTGGCGCAACCTACACGTGGACGAGAAGCCACGGGTGAGCGCGACGTTCACCACGGCGGGGCACGGGCGACTGCAGGCCACGCGCTCGTGGGCGCCCGAGGGGGGGCTCGCGGACGGGGTGCTGCGTGTGACCGACGCGCAGGGCCGCGTGCTGTCGGCCGACGAGCTCGGCTGGACCACCAGCGTGGCCGAGTTTCGGCCGTTCCTGAGCTACGCCGAGCTTGGCAAGATCGGGCAGGAGCCCAGCAAGGTGTTCGATGCGCTGAACGTGGTGCTGGGCCTGGACGCCGTGGGCGAGGCGCAGGCGCGGCTGGCTGCGGCGCTGAGTCCCCTGACCAGTCGCGCCAAGAGCGTGAAGGACGCGCGCGCCCAGCTGACGAGCAAGCTGCAGCGGCTGGACGACCCGCGCGCCAAGGAGCTGCTCGGGCTCCTCACGGCGCGCAAGCCCGACCTGGACGCGCTCGCCGACACGCTCGAGGCACAGCGCAGCGAGGGCGGCGAGGGAGACGTGCGCGTGCTCACGCAGCTGAGCCGGCTGGACACCGCCGTGGTGGACTGGGCGGCGCTGGCCGCGACGTGGCGCGAGGCGCTGGCCAAGAAGGCCGAGGTGGCGGACGAGAGCAGCGCACGGCAGGCGTCGTTGGCGACGCTGCTGCGCGACACGCTCGCGTTCATCACCGACGAGACCACGAGCTGCCCCGTGTGCGAGCGCCCCACCGACGGCACGCTGCGGGAGCGCCTCACCACCCGCGCGCAGGAGGCCACCGCGCTGGCCGGCGCCTACAAGGGCGCCAGTGCAGCAGTGGACGCAGCGACACGCGCCATCCAGAACGCCCGCGCACAGCTGCCCACCACGGCGCTCGGCGCGGCCAGCGGCTGCCTCACGGACGAGCAGCTGGCGCCCACGCGCGAGGCGGTCGACGCGCTGCGCACCGCGACCACCCCCGACGCGCTGGAGCTCGCGCACCTGCGCTACGCCGAGGCCGTGCCGGCGCTGACGGTGACGGCCCGCGCCGCGCTCGAAGGCCTGGACGCGGACTACCGCGAGCTGTCGCGAGGGCTCGGGCGCTGGCTCAAAGACGCGCGCGCCGTGGCTGACGAGCAAGACGACGCCAAGCGCCTGAAGGCCGCGCGGGAGTGGCTTAAGGGCGCCGAGACAGAGCTGCGGGACGCGCGCTTCGCGCCCATCGAGCAGCAGGTGCTCACGCTGTGGAAGTCCCTGGGCGCACAGAGCGACGTGTCCCTGGACAAGCTGCGGCTCGTCGGCTCGGGCACGCAGCGCAAGCTGGCGCTCGACGCGCGCGTGGGCGACAAGGAGGCTGCCGCGCTGGCCGTGATGTCGCAGGGCGAGCTGAGCGCGCTGGCGCTGGCGCTGTTTCTGCCGCGCACGGCGCTGGCGCAGAGCCCGTTCCGCTTCGTGGTCATCGACGACCCCGTGCAGGCCATGGACCCCATCCGCGTGGACGGGCTCGCGAAGATCCTGGGCGACGCCGCGGAGACACGGCAGGTCATCGTGCTGACCCACGACGAGCGCCTGCCCGAGGCCGTGCGGCGCATGCAGATCCCCGCGCGCGTACTGCGCGTGGACCGACGCGGTGAGTCGCACGTGGCGCTGCGCGAGCAGCAGGTGGCGTGGCAGGCCTACACGGACGACGCGTGGGCCGTGGCGCGCTCCAACATGGGCGCGGAGCTGGTGCGGCGCGTGGTGCCCACCTTCTGCCGGCACGCGCTCGAGGCCGCCGCCATCATGGCCTACCGGCGCGAGCGGCTGCGCGCCGGCGACCACCCCACCGAGGTCGCCGAGAGCGTGCGCGACGCCCACACGCTGATGGAGGTGCTCTCGCTGGGGCTGTTCGGCACGGCGGACCGCACAGGCGAGGTGTTTCGCGCGGTCAACAACCGCGTCGGGCGCGACGTGGGGGACTGCGTGCGAGCCTGCAAGCAAGGCGCTCACGAGCCGGTGGACGACTACCGCGCGCTCATCGACAACACGCGGCAAGTGGCCGCGTGGATCGCGGAGCGCTGACATGACCCCGACCCAGCTGCTGACCGCCGCGCGGCGCCTCCTGGACGAGCCCAGCGTCGAGACCGAAGGCGTGTGGGCACGCACCTGCGCGGTGCTCACGCGTCAGGCGCTCGAGCAGGCCGTGGCCGTGAAGCTGAGCCAGCACGTCGGTAGCCTCGAGCGCGTGAACTTCCGCGCGCAGCTGCTGTGCGTGCACGGTGTCACGAGCGACGAGCAAGTAGCGGCCAAGGCCTACTACGTGTGGGCCGCGCTCAGCCGCGCCCTGCACCACGGCGGCTACGAGCTGCCCCCGACCGCCCCCGCGCTGCGCGGCTGGCTCGAGGTGGTCGAAGAGGTCGTCGCGGCGCTCGCGTAGACCGACCGCGCGGATCACAGATGAGCCGTGACCCATGATCCGTACCCTGCTAGCCTCCGGCAAGAGAGAGGTGGTCATGCCCAGCACCAAGGAATCGAAGCGCGAGTCGACGCCGCAGGTCACGCGAGAGGCGTTTGCGCTCGACGCAGCGCGCTACGTACGCGCTGCTGACGCGGGTCCCATCAGGGTAGTCGACGCACAGGGAGAGACGCGCATGGTCCTGAGCACGCTCTGCGTCGCAGACGACGACCCGCCGTCACGCTGGTGACCCAGCCAGACGTCGAGAGGGAGCTCGGGCGGTGGATCGT from Sandaracinaceae bacterium carries:
- a CDS encoding HIT family protein; amino-acid sequence: MDCPFCATDSLCPVWSSALSLAFRDRYPVTPGHTLVIPRRHVATWFDATRDERIDLMDAVDALKHELDAQLDPKPDGYNVGINAGEAAGQTVMHLHVHLIPRYHGDVDDPRGGVRHVIPGKGNYLLPDR
- a CDS encoding TM2 domain-containing protein, producing MNKHQLQASIKSTGTAYLMCLFLCGTHHAYLERWGLQFLYWVTLGGLGFWALADLILIPGYVSKHNAWIYQQLAEIEERERRENQAAQMAMIAAARR